From one Bacteroidales bacterium genomic stretch:
- a CDS encoding ferritin, translated as MINTNVEVSLNKQINAEEHASRLYFAMAIWCERNGFAGSAKYLYTHAEEERMHMIKLVHYVNERGGNAITDSLLAPQNNWNNILDVFSEVLAHEEKVTGMINTMYEVCMQEKDYLTSNFLQWYIQEQVEEEAGARDILDKLKLAGNSQGGLFHFDKEMAALAAVALAKPAV; from the coding sequence ATGATAAATACAAATGTTGAAGTAAGCCTTAATAAACAAATTAATGCCGAAGAACATGCCTCTCGCTTATATTTTGCAATGGCTATTTGGTGCGAAAGAAATGGCTTTGCCGGTAGTGCAAAATATCTTTATACACATGCCGAAGAAGAGCGTATGCATATGATTAAACTTGTTCATTACGTCAACGAAAGAGGTGGTAATGCCATTACTGACAGCTTACTCGCACCACAAAACAATTGGAATAATATTCTTGATGTATTTAGTGAAGTACTTGCTCATGAAGAAAAGGTTACAGGCATGATTAACACTATGTACGAAGTCTGTATGCAAGAAAAAGATTACTTAACATCTAATTTCTTACAATGGTATATTCAGGAACAAGTTGAAGAAGAAGCCGGAGCACGCGATATTTTAGATAAGCTGAAATTAGCAGGAAATAGTCAGGGAGGCTTATTCCATTTTGACAAAGAAATGGCTGCTTTAGCAGCTGTGGCACTTGCTAAGCCTGCTGTTTAG